The following are encoded together in the Equus quagga isolate Etosha38 chromosome 1, UCLA_HA_Equagga_1.0, whole genome shotgun sequence genome:
- the C1H3orf84 gene encoding uncharacterized protein C3orf84 homolog → MQSALVGSWHNNGFYGHYRGQFKSESAREYRLAAKPQPPAVFLQRCQEPVQQHFFSKHDNRTSYDKGPYCLLQGIGRRKDLERLWQQHTFLRWAPCELELRQQRPLKSSYQADFQSGPGLSDLPQRLVHFVQVRPPRSSTTYQQNFCQPSRGGHCGSDNVEPQAPVTDTLPDIPGIPRPKVLQHYLHAGVSECLNWSRALNKDS, encoded by the exons ATGCAAAGTGCTTTAGTAGGCTCCTGG CACAACAATGGCTTCTACGGGCACTACAGAGGCCAATTCAAGAGTGAAAGTGCTCGAGAATACCGCCTTGCAGCcaagccccagcctccagcagtGTTCCTGCAACGATGCCAG GAGCCAGTACAGCAACACTTCTTCTCCAAACATGACAACCGCACTTCCTACGACAAA GGCCCCTACTGCCTGCTGCAGGGAATCGGAAGACGGAAAGACCTGGAGCGTCTGTGGCAGCAGCACACCTTCCTGCGTTGGGCACCCTGTGAGCTGGAGTTGCGCCAGCAGCGGCCCCTCAAATCCTCCTACCAGGCCGATTTCCAGTCAGGCCCAGGACTCAGTGACCTTCCCCAGCGCCTTGTCCACTTTGTGCAGGTCCGGCCTCCCCGTTCCAGCACCACCTATCAGCAGAACTTCTGCCAGCCATCCCGGGGTGGCCATTGTGGCAGCGACAACGTGGAGCCCCAGGCCCCAGTCACCGACACACTGCCTGACATCCCGGGGATCCCAAGACCCAAGGTGCTGCAGCATTACCTTCATGCTGGGGTCTCTGAGTGTCTAAACTGGTCCAGAGCATTAAACAAGGACAGCTGA
- the KLHDC8B gene encoding kelch domain-containing protein 8B isoform X1 produces MATGGSRAFAWQVFPPMPTCRVYGTVAYQDGHLLVLGGCGQAGLPLDTAETLDMASHTWLALAPLPTPRAGAAAVVLGKQVLVMGGVDEGQSPVAAVEAFLADEGRWERRATLPQAAMGVATVERDGMVYALGGMGPDTAPQAQVRVYEPRGDCWLSLPSMPTPCYGASTFLHGNKIYVLGAPIPLAGGRQGKLPVTAFEAFDLEARTWTRHPSLPSRRAFAGCAMAEGSVFSLGGLQQPGPHNFYSRPHFVNTVEMFDLEHGSWTKMPRSLRMRDKRADFVVDSLGNHIVAIGGLGNQPCPLGSVEGFSLARRRWEALPAMPTARCSCSSLQAGHRLFVIGGVAQGPSQAVEALCLRDGV; encoded by the exons ATGGCCACAGGAGGTAGCCGGGCCTTTGCTTGGCAGGTGTTCCCACCCATGCCCACCTGCCGGGTGTATGGCACAGTGGCATACCAGGATGGTCACCTGTtagtactggggggctgtggccAGGCTGGACTACCCCTGGACACTGCTGAGACACTGGACATGGCCTCACATACATGGCTGGCACTGGCACCCCTGCCCACTCCCCGGGCTGGCGCGGCTGCTGTGGTGCTGGGCAAGCAGGTGCTAGTGATGGGCGGTGTGGATGAGGGCCAGAGCCCAGTAGCTGCTGTGGAGGCCTTCCTGGCTGATGAGGGCCGCTGGGAACGTCGGGCCACACTCCCTCAGGCAGCCATGGGGGTTGCGACTGTGGAGAGAG ATGGTATGGTGTATGCTCTGGGGGGAATGGGCCCCGATACAGCCCCCCAGGCCCAGGTTCGGGTGTATGAGCCCCGTGGGGATTGCTGGCTTTCACTACCTTCCATGCCCACACCCTGCTATGGAGCATCTACCTTCCTGCATGGGAACAAGATCTATGTCCTGG GTGCCCCAATTCCCTTGGCAGGGGGCCGCCAGGGCAAGCTCCCAGTGACTGCTTTTGAGGCCTTTGATCTGGAGGCCCGTACCTGGACCCGGCACCCAAGCCTGCCCAGCCGCCGGGCCTTTGCAGGCTGCGCCATGGCCGAAGGCAGCGTCTTTAGCCTGGGTGGCCTGCAGCAGCCCGGGCCCCACAATTTCTACTCCCGCCCACACTTTGTCAACACTGTGGAGATGTTCGACCTGGAGCATG GGTCCTGGACCAAGATGCCCCGCAGCCTGCGCATGAGGGATAAGAGGGCCGACTTTGTGGTTGACTCCCTTGGGAACCACATCGTGGCCATTGGCGGCCTTG GAAACCAGCCGTGCCCTCTGGGCTCTGTGGAAGGCTTCAGCCTTGCACGGCGGCGCTGGGAGGCACTGCCTGCCATGCCCACGGCCCGCTGCTCCTGTTCTAGTCTGCAAGCTGGGCACCGGCTGTTTGTCATCGGGGGTGTGGCCCAGGGTCCCAGCCAAGCTGTGGAGGCACTGTGTCTGCGTGATGGGGTCTGA
- the KLHDC8B gene encoding kelch domain-containing protein 8B isoform X2, which translates to MATGGSRAFAWQVFPPMPTCRVYGTVAYQDGHLLVLGGCGQAGLPLDTAETLDMASHTWLALAPLPTPRAGAAAVVLGKQVLVMGGVDEGQSPVAAVEAFLADEGRWERRATLPQAAMGVATVERDGMVYALGGMGPDTAPQAQVRVYEPRGDCWLSLPSMPTPCYGASTFLHGNKIYVLGGRQGKLPVTAFEAFDLEARTWTRHPSLPSRRAFAGCAMAEGSVFSLGGLQQPGPHNFYSRPHFVNTVEMFDLEHGSWTKMPRSLRMRDKRADFVVDSLGNHIVAIGGLGNQPCPLGSVEGFSLARRRWEALPAMPTARCSCSSLQAGHRLFVIGGVAQGPSQAVEALCLRDGV; encoded by the exons ATGGCCACAGGAGGTAGCCGGGCCTTTGCTTGGCAGGTGTTCCCACCCATGCCCACCTGCCGGGTGTATGGCACAGTGGCATACCAGGATGGTCACCTGTtagtactggggggctgtggccAGGCTGGACTACCCCTGGACACTGCTGAGACACTGGACATGGCCTCACATACATGGCTGGCACTGGCACCCCTGCCCACTCCCCGGGCTGGCGCGGCTGCTGTGGTGCTGGGCAAGCAGGTGCTAGTGATGGGCGGTGTGGATGAGGGCCAGAGCCCAGTAGCTGCTGTGGAGGCCTTCCTGGCTGATGAGGGCCGCTGGGAACGTCGGGCCACACTCCCTCAGGCAGCCATGGGGGTTGCGACTGTGGAGAGAG ATGGTATGGTGTATGCTCTGGGGGGAATGGGCCCCGATACAGCCCCCCAGGCCCAGGTTCGGGTGTATGAGCCCCGTGGGGATTGCTGGCTTTCACTACCTTCCATGCCCACACCCTGCTATGGAGCATCTACCTTCCTGCATGGGAACAAGATCTATGTCCTGG GGGGCCGCCAGGGCAAGCTCCCAGTGACTGCTTTTGAGGCCTTTGATCTGGAGGCCCGTACCTGGACCCGGCACCCAAGCCTGCCCAGCCGCCGGGCCTTTGCAGGCTGCGCCATGGCCGAAGGCAGCGTCTTTAGCCTGGGTGGCCTGCAGCAGCCCGGGCCCCACAATTTCTACTCCCGCCCACACTTTGTCAACACTGTGGAGATGTTCGACCTGGAGCATG GGTCCTGGACCAAGATGCCCCGCAGCCTGCGCATGAGGGATAAGAGGGCCGACTTTGTGGTTGACTCCCTTGGGAACCACATCGTGGCCATTGGCGGCCTTG GAAACCAGCCGTGCCCTCTGGGCTCTGTGGAAGGCTTCAGCCTTGCACGGCGGCGCTGGGAGGCACTGCCTGCCATGCCCACGGCCCGCTGCTCCTGTTCTAGTCTGCAAGCTGGGCACCGGCTGTTTGTCATCGGGGGTGTGGCCCAGGGTCCCAGCCAAGCTGTGGAGGCACTGTGTCTGCGTGATGGGGTCTGA
- the CCDC71 gene encoding coiled-coil domain-containing protein 71 encodes MSVVVQHVEEKAVHSWSRISTAGKKALEEALLVFNPMSQDLSATEAQLVAFLQGLRDDGFQPTILRSGDVYGYSSCTANPPSQTKLQARAPIPAATSLPTSAPRTATRLPAGRATLLPMPLPGRLAKSSTPALAKHATTNLLLSSLKQSSASRARGAAVGFPTHLYPGVYPAMRLSVVLEALVPLKTPMPCLSAKHKAQSLRLSLVDSPLKLRKDSGKGLGNPRPKAPRKGTNKGPKCLTGKGSRARPQQGTGPQSKTYKATGSLSSLRMKGNSTLGTKTAQAKAARTLAKAARAQAKVAQTQAKTAKPRAKAKATQIKAKAKAAQIRAKAKVARIKAKAKAVRARAKAVRGKAKAKTVRAKAARTQPRGRGRPKGSVQARTARRVQKGRPENGGQKRKRAEEAKDLPPWKRTRLGPRSPKAWLGPGTAKLLKFRVIKVDRRFSDDEVRQRAQRILHVNLSPVIRLQPLLPCSAP; translated from the coding sequence ATGAGCGTGGTGGTGCAGCATGTGGAGGAGAAAGCTGTGCACTCCTGGTCGAGGATCTCCACGGCAGGGAAAAAGGCCCTGGAGGAGGCGCTGCTTGTCTTTAACCCCATGAGCCAGGATCTCAGTGCCACAGAGGCCCAGCTTGTGGCCTTCCTGCAGGGTCTGCGGGATGATGGCTTCCAACCTACCATCCTGCGCAGTGGTGATGTTTATGGCTATAGTTCATGTACAGCCAACCCCCCAAGCCAGACAAAGCTACAAGCTCGTGCCCCCATCCCAGCTGCCACATCTCTTCCAACCAGTGCTCCCCGAACTGCCACGCGGTTGCCTGCAGGCCGGGCCACGCTGCTCCCCATGCCACTGCCTGGCAGGCTGGCCAAATCATCCACACCAGCCCTTGCCAAGCATGCTACCACCAACCTGCTACTGAGCTCTCTGAAGCAGTCAAGTGCCAGCCGTGCCCGGGGTGCAGCAGTGGGTTTCCCCACCCACCTCTATCCAGGTGTCTACCCTGCCATGCGGCTCTCCGTCGTCCTTGAGGCCCTGGTTCCACTCAAAACTCCCATGCCCTGCTTGAGTGCCAAGCACAAGGCACAGTCACTGCGGCTCTCACTTGTAGACTCTCCCCTGAAGCTGCGGAAAGAttcagggaaggggctggggaatCCCCGGCCCAAAGCTCCCAGAAAAGGCACAAACAAGGGCCCCAAGTGTCTGACAGGCAAAGGCTCCAGGGCCAGACCCCAACAAGGCACTGGGCCCCAGAGCAAGACCTACAAAGCCACTGGGTCCCTCAGTAGCCTGCGAATGAAAGGTAACTCTACCCTGGGCACTAAAACAGCCCAGGCCAAGGCAGCTCGAACACTGGCCAAAGCTGCTCGTGCCCAGGCCAAGGTGGCTCAAACACAGGCCAAGACTGCCAAGCCCCGGGCAAAAGCCAAGGCAACACAGATCAAGGCCAAAGCCAAGGCGGCACAAATCAGGGCCAAGGCTAAGGTGGCACGGATCAAGGCCAAAGCCAAGGCAGTGCGGGCGAGGGCCAAGGCAGTGCGGGGAAAGGCCAAAGCCAAGACAGTGCGGGCCAAGGCGGCTCGGACccagcccaggggcaggggcaggccaaAAGGGTCTGTACAGGCCAGGACTGCAAGGAGGGTCCAGAAAGGCCGCCCTGAGAATGGggggcagaagaggaaaagggctGAGGAGGCGAAGGATCTTCCTCCCTGGAAGAGAACACGGCTTGGGCCCCGATCCCCTAAGGCATGGCTAGGGCCTGGAACAGCAAAGCTGCTGAAATTCCGGGTCATCAAGGTGGACAGGCGGTTCTCGGACGATGAGGTGCGGCAGCGGGCTCAACGGATCCTCCACGTGAACCTATCCCCTGTAATACGGCTCCAGCCATTGTTGCCATGCTCAGCACCCTGA